In Moorena sp. SIOASIH, the following proteins share a genomic window:
- a CDS encoding MarR family transcriptional regulator codes for MFTKRDLPSEQELLNVARQYPELDIASVFTCLSFLKTTTEIYEAIETHLGRYELSIGKFTVLMLLHKAGSLGLTPSECAQQAGVTRGTITGLLDGLERQGLVKRQPHPDDRRMLMVQLTPKGWQFLKQMLPDHFNRVTGLMAHLTGAEKKTFVKLLAKLRAGTPAMHSAEFQLTQ; via the coding sequence ATGTTCACTAAACGTGACCTTCCCTCAGAGCAGGAACTGCTAAATGTGGCGAGACAGTACCCTGAGCTAGATATAGCATCAGTGTTTACTTGTCTGTCGTTCCTGAAAACTACCACTGAAATCTACGAAGCGATTGAGACTCATTTGGGTCGCTACGAGTTATCAATCGGTAAGTTTACTGTACTCATGCTATTACACAAGGCGGGTTCGTTAGGCTTGACTCCTTCCGAATGTGCTCAACAGGCTGGTGTTACTCGTGGGACGATCACAGGTCTGCTCGATGGTCTCGAACGTCAAGGGTTAGTTAAACGCCAGCCGCACCCAGATGACCGACGGATGCTGATGGTTCAGCTGACTCCAAAGGGTTGGCAGTTCTTGAAGCAAATGCTTCCCGACCACTTTAATCGGGTGACAGGTTTGATGGCTCACCTGACTGGTGCAGAAAAGAAAACCTTCGTTAAACTTTTAGCAAAGTTGCGAGCGGGAACCCCTGCTATGCACTCTGCTGAATTTCAGCTGACCCAGTAA
- a CDS encoding phycocyanobilin:ferredoxin oxidoreductase, with protein sequence MSTTSTPSLRTQQNPLCAKLADCIESNWRRYFDLSPYHLPAELGYVQGRLEGEKLTIENHCYQTPQFRKMHLELAKVGEMLDILHCVMFPRPDYALPMFGCDVVAARGQISAAIADLSPLNPKRTLPEAYHCSLENLPKPEFKQPRDLPPWADIFSEFCIFVRPNGPEEEAQFLAWVDDLLQIHCAHAANALPVSREKQAEIIASQHYYCSKQRQNDKTRRVLEKAFGVEWAENYMTSVLFDLPGS encoded by the coding sequence ATGTCAACCACTTCCACGCCATCCCTAAGAACCCAACAAAACCCTCTGTGCGCTAAGCTGGCAGACTGTATAGAGTCGAACTGGCGGCGCTACTTCGACCTTTCTCCTTATCATTTACCAGCCGAGTTAGGCTACGTACAAGGACGGCTTGAGGGAGAGAAACTGACTATCGAAAACCATTGCTATCAGACACCTCAGTTTCGGAAAATGCACCTGGAATTGGCAAAAGTAGGTGAGATGTTGGATATTTTACACTGTGTAATGTTTCCTCGTCCAGACTATGCTTTGCCCATGTTTGGCTGTGATGTGGTGGCAGCTAGAGGACAAATTAGTGCTGCGATCGCAGACCTTTCTCCACTCAACCCTAAACGTACCTTACCAGAAGCCTATCACTGTTCTTTAGAGAACCTACCAAAACCTGAGTTTAAACAGCCCCGTGACTTACCACCTTGGGCAGACATTTTTTCAGAATTTTGCATTTTTGTGCGTCCCAATGGTCCAGAAGAAGAAGCACAGTTCCTGGCATGGGTGGATGATTTATTACAGATTCACTGTGCCCATGCTGCTAATGCGCTACCGGTCTCTAGAGAAAAGCAAGCAGAAATTATTGCTAGTCAACACTATTATTGCAGCAAGCAGCGGCAGAATGACAAAACCCGGCGGGTGCTTGAAAAAGCGTTTGGTGTTGAATGGGCAGAGAACTATATGACTTCGGTGTTATTTGACTTGCCAGGATCTTGA
- a CDS encoding twin-arginine translocase TatA/TatE family subunit, whose product MFGLGWPEVMIIGVVAVVIFGPKKIPEIGSALGKTLRGFKDEMNNPTSEAEESQTQQKDS is encoded by the coding sequence ATGTTTGGTTTAGGATGGCCCGAAGTGATGATTATTGGTGTTGTGGCAGTTGTGATTTTTGGACCGAAGAAAATTCCTGAAATCGGCAGCGCCCTAGGGAAAACCCTCAGAGGCTTCAAAGACGAGATGAATAATCCGACATCAGAAGCTGAGGAGTCACAAACTCAGCAGAAAGATTCATAA
- a CDS encoding Crp/Fnr family transcriptional regulator translates to MVSSIEQLAQVWVLKDLETSALENLQPYTKVRTYLRDEIVIYEGDRLPCQLYALIKGTLQIKKTGTSGKESLLRIIPEGDIFAAPAIFGNGIAPATVICQVDSRVLTIEREALLETIRQTPEVALRILEVFNQRLQQIHNTVHGLISERAIVRLVRLLQYYATRYGTQSVAQGDSLNVNLPYYQIARSIGITYEECVRLFKKINSINSVVTYKRGGKIIINDWQQLDAFAKRSPSG, encoded by the coding sequence ATGGTCTCATCGATTGAACAATTAGCTCAAGTCTGGGTGCTTAAGGACCTAGAAACTTCAGCGCTAGAGAATCTTCAGCCTTATACCAAAGTAAGGACTTATTTGCGGGATGAGATTGTGATCTACGAGGGCGATCGCCTGCCCTGCCAACTCTATGCCTTAATCAAGGGAACTCTGCAAATTAAAAAAACCGGGACGAGTGGTAAAGAAAGCCTTTTGCGCATCATCCCTGAGGGGGATATTTTTGCGGCTCCGGCAATTTTTGGTAATGGTATTGCTCCCGCAACAGTTATTTGTCAGGTGGACTCCCGAGTGCTAACCATAGAACGAGAGGCGCTGTTAGAGACTATTCGCCAGACCCCAGAAGTGGCGTTGCGAATCCTGGAAGTCTTTAATCAACGCTTGCAACAAATTCATAACACCGTACATGGGCTAATTTCTGAAAGGGCAATTGTACGACTGGTGCGTCTGCTGCAATACTATGCAACTCGCTATGGAACTCAGTCTGTTGCTCAGGGAGACTCCTTAAATGTCAACCTTCCGTACTATCAAATTGCTCGCAGTATAGGTATAACCTATGAAGAATGCGTGCGTTTGTTCAAAAAGATAAATTCGATCAATTCAGTGGTTACCTACAAGCGGGGAGGCAAAATTATTATCAATGACTGGCAGCAGTTAGATGCGTTCGCGAAGCGTAGCCCTTCGGGCTAA
- the iscB gene encoding RNA-guided endonuclease IscB, with translation MRVFVLDQNKQPLDPCHPARARELLKKRRAKVFKRYPFTIILQDRTLENSVTHSHRIKIDPGSKTTGLAIVQEPTGRVTSALEIFHRGQQIKDALESRRANRRGRRNRKTRYRKPRFLNRTRTTGWLAPSLMSRIFNIETWVRRLTKLCPVSAISQELVRFDLQKMQNPEISGVEYQRGELFGFEVKEYLLAKWGRNCVYCGAENVPLEVEHIIPKSKGGSNRVSNLTLACRCCNQKKGNDHIEKFIKKKPAILKRVLSKAKTPLKDAAAVNATRLVLFRRLHSTGLLLETGSGGLTKFNRKTRGIEKNHWTDAACIGKSTPEKLFLNGIKPLIVKAKGHGRRQRCRTDKYGFPLAHAPSAKFFQGFQTGDVVKADIPKGKYAGKYTGRIAIRFRPSFVLQLPNQKFDVHPKYLQTIFRADGYEYQVN, from the coding sequence ATGCGAGTTTTCGTACTAGACCAAAATAAACAACCTCTAGACCCTTGTCATCCGGCAAGAGCTAGGGAACTACTCAAAAAAAGAAGGGCTAAAGTTTTCAAACGTTATCCATTCACAATTATTTTACAAGATAGAACTCTGGAAAATTCAGTAACTCATTCACACCGAATCAAAATAGACCCTGGCTCTAAAACAACGGGGCTTGCCATTGTTCAAGAGCCAACAGGTCGAGTAACTAGTGCTTTAGAAATCTTTCATAGAGGACAGCAGATTAAAGATGCTCTTGAGTCTCGTAGAGCTAATAGGCGTGGACGACGTAACCGCAAAACCCGTTACCGTAAGCCTCGTTTCTTGAATCGGACACGCACCACAGGATGGCTTGCTCCATCATTAATGAGTCGTATTTTCAATATTGAAACTTGGGTTAGACGACTTACGAAGCTTTGTCCTGTCAGCGCAATATCTCAAGAGTTAGTCCGCTTTGATCTGCAAAAAATGCAGAATCCTGAAATTAGCGGAGTTGAATACCAACGCGGTGAGTTGTTTGGATTTGAGGTCAAGGAATACTTGCTAGCTAAGTGGGGACGAAATTGTGTTTACTGTGGTGCGGAAAATGTGCCGCTAGAAGTAGAACATATTATCCCTAAGTCTAAGGGTGGCAGTAACAGAGTTAGTAATTTAACCCTAGCTTGTCGGTGTTGTAATCAAAAGAAAGGAAATGACCATATTGAGAAGTTTATCAAGAAAAAGCCAGCCATTCTCAAACGAGTATTATCCAAGGCAAAAACACCACTGAAGGATGCAGCAGCAGTGAATGCTACTCGCCTTGTATTGTTCAGAAGATTGCATTCAACTGGACTGCTTCTAGAAACTGGATCTGGTGGTTTGACTAAATTTAACCGAAAGACCAGAGGTATCGAAAAAAACCACTGGACGGATGCTGCTTGTATTGGGAAATCAACGCCGGAGAAGTTGTTCCTTAACGGCATCAAGCCTTTGATTGTTAAAGCCAAAGGACACGGACGAAGACAACGTTGCCGAACAGACAAATACGGATTCCCATTAGCTCATGCACCATCAGCTAAGTTCTTTCAAGGGTTTCAGACAGGTGATGTAGTTAAAGCCGATATCCCGAAAGGGAAATATGCAGGAAAGTATACAGGGCGTATTGCTATTCGTTTTCGTCCCAGTTTTGTTTTGCAATTACCAAATCAGAAGTTTGATGTACATCCCAAATATTTACAAACAATCTTTAGGGCTGACGGTTATGAATACCAAGTCAATTAA
- a CDS encoding globin domain-containing protein — translation MNTKSINADSLSLNLSVGGNSSPAKTSVYSGSPLPAFQMGNAIAKANTSFSTSLQKLADYPHTGMISKVLLKDNNCQYTLFCLAKGTAIEEHTSPRNAAITVIEGKGILTLDQKEITLEAGVFIFIPAKAPHRLQAQENLKFMLTFSEKPKPVNQVSQETIDIIKSTAPLLKKHGKQITTRMYEIMFHNHPEVKAQFDMSAQANGSQPAKLATAVYSYATKIDNPEALKSMVELIAHRHVKTHVKPEQYPIVGESLLQAMKDVLHEAATEEVIAAWTEAYQILADIFINRERQIYESL, via the coding sequence ATGAATACCAAGTCAATTAATGCGGATTCGCTATCACTCAATTTATCAGTTGGCGGCAATTCCTCTCCCGCTAAAACTAGCGTCTATAGCGGGAGTCCCCTTCCCGCATTTCAGATGGGTAATGCGATCGCTAAAGCAAACACATCGTTTAGCACTTCCCTACAAAAATTAGCTGACTATCCACATACAGGGATGATTAGCAAAGTTTTGCTCAAGGATAACAATTGCCAATACACCCTATTTTGTTTGGCAAAAGGTACAGCAATTGAGGAGCATACTTCACCTCGTAATGCCGCAATCACGGTAATTGAAGGGAAAGGAATTCTGACCTTAGACCAGAAAGAGATTACCTTAGAAGCAGGAGTCTTTATCTTTATACCTGCTAAAGCACCTCATAGGTTACAAGCCCAAGAAAATCTTAAATTTATGCTAACCTTCTCGGAAAAACCTAAACCAGTGAATCAGGTGAGCCAAGAAACCATAGATATCATCAAGTCCACAGCTCCCCTCCTCAAAAAGCATGGTAAGCAAATTACTACTCGGATGTATGAAATCATGTTTCACAACCATCCAGAGGTAAAAGCACAGTTTGATATGTCAGCTCAAGCTAATGGTTCTCAACCAGCTAAGTTAGCTACAGCAGTCTATAGTTATGCTACCAAAATTGATAATCCGGAGGCTTTAAAATCAATGGTTGAGTTGATTGCTCATCGTCATGTAAAAACCCATGTTAAACCAGAACAATATCCCATTGTGGGAGAGAGTCTACTACAAGCGATGAAGGATGTGTTGCATGAAGCGGCGACAGAGGAAGTGATAGCAGCTTGGACAGAAGCTTATCAGATATTAGCTGATATTTTTATTAACAGAGAACGTCAAATCTATGAATCATTATAG
- a CDS encoding Uma2 family endonuclease has translation MTTITTEGLYTFEEYLNYDDGTDNRYELVDGRLEIMNPPTFRHLLIAKFIEQALEAEINRLGLPWLCFKEAGIRTGWRKSRLSDVYVVTKDQVMALLDQSAVCDTPPLLAVEVVSPDSVKRDYRYKRSEYAALGIIEYWIVDPLKKKVSLLVLEEGLYQETVFTGNQQLTSPTFPELMLTVEQVLTAGNLD, from the coding sequence ATGACAACTATAACCACAGAAGGATTATACACCTTTGAAGAATACCTCAACTATGATGATGGTACCGACAACCGCTATGAATTAGTGGATGGGAGGTTAGAAATCATGAATCCACCAACCTTTAGGCATCTGCTGATTGCTAAGTTTATTGAACAAGCATTGGAAGCAGAAATTAATCGTTTGGGTTTGCCTTGGCTGTGTTTTAAAGAAGCAGGAATTCGGACAGGATGGCGCAAGTCACGGCTAAGTGATGTCTATGTGGTAACCAAAGATCAGGTAATGGCATTGCTAGATCAGTCAGCAGTATGTGATACTCCTCCATTATTAGCAGTAGAGGTGGTGAGTCCTGATTCTGTTAAGCGAGATTATCGTTACAAACGTTCAGAGTATGCTGCCTTGGGAATCATTGAATATTGGATTGTTGACCCCCTGAAGAAAAAAGTTTCACTGCTGGTGTTAGAGGAAGGGTTATATCAGGAAACAGTGTTCACTGGAAATCAACAGTTAACATCACCTACGTTTCCTGAGCTGATGTTAACCGTTGAGCAGGTTTTGACTGCTGGGAATTTAGACTAA